A DNA window from Aureibaculum sp. 2308TA14-22 contains the following coding sequences:
- a CDS encoding acyl-CoA thioesterase, which produces MKAKTPKESLTILTDMVLPGESNSLNNLFGGELLARMDRACSIAAQRHSKRIVVTASVNHVAFNKAVPVGSVVIVEAKVSRAFNSSMEVYADVWTEDRESGQKTKVNEGIYTFVAVDVTGSPVKVPAIEPETVLEKERFDGALRRKQLSLVLSGKMKPKEAKELQALFKS; this is translated from the coding sequence ATGAAAGCTAAAACTCCAAAGGAATCGTTAACCATTTTAACAGATATGGTATTACCTGGTGAATCTAATTCCCTTAACAACCTTTTTGGCGGCGAACTATTGGCAAGGATGGACAGGGCCTGTAGTATTGCGGCCCAACGCCATTCAAAGCGAATTGTAGTTACGGCTTCCGTAAACCACGTTGCATTTAATAAAGCAGTACCAGTAGGTAGTGTGGTTATTGTTGAAGCCAAGGTTTCTAGGGCATTTAATTCTTCAATGGAAGTATATGCTGATGTTTGGACTGAAGATCGTGAAAGCGGACAAAAAACAAAGGTAAACGAGGGTATTTATACTTTTGTGGCGGTTGATGTTACGGGTTCTCCTGTAAAAGTACCGGCCATTGAACCTGAAACCGTATTGGAAAAAGAACGTTTTGATGGAGCACTACGTAGAAAGCAATTAAGCCTAGTCTTGTCGGGAAAAATGAAACCTAAAGAGGCCAAAGAATTACAGGCTCTTTTTAAATCATAG
- a CDS encoding SPOR domain-containing protein has protein sequence MANYIAALDQVPYEHALNFIKFEVGQWYDIIKQTDLTLESIGKFSLDTNDTILFEPQTEINYLTEAFGLSSFVLPEVERETLLKETPAIVERPVQLDTKRKKESNAFLKYAAIFVIGLSLLGVAANSIYQKYNAEQQIIATQQQQQEVQTKIEKATFIVSEALPKLSVEVTLDKKPYHVIAGAFRYPENAQRLVNKLTANGYKARILGVNKWGLTQVSYESYSEKNDAINNLYRIRETESDDEAWLLIQDL, from the coding sequence TTGGCTAATTATATTGCAGCATTAGACCAAGTGCCTTATGAGCATGCGTTGAATTTTATAAAATTTGAAGTGGGGCAGTGGTATGATATTATCAAGCAAACAGATTTGACCTTAGAATCTATCGGTAAATTTTCTTTAGATACGAATGACACTATACTTTTTGAACCACAAACTGAAATTAATTATTTAACAGAAGCTTTTGGTTTATCATCCTTTGTATTACCAGAGGTGGAAAGAGAAACGCTATTAAAAGAAACGCCTGCAATTGTAGAAAGACCAGTTCAATTAGATACTAAAAGAAAAAAAGAATCTAATGCTTTCTTAAAATATGCTGCTATTTTTGTGATAGGGCTTTCTTTGTTGGGAGTTGCTGCCAATTCCATTTATCAGAAATATAATGCAGAGCAGCAAATTATTGCAACTCAACAACAGCAACAAGAAGTTCAAACCAAAATTGAAAAAGCTACTTTTATCGTTTCCGAAGCGTTACCTAAACTTAGTGTAGAAGTTACATTAGATAAAAAACCTTATCACGTTATAGCAGGAGCATTTCGCTACCCTGAAAACGCCCAACGTCTGGTCAATAAATTAACTGCCAACGGATATAAGGCCAGAATTTTAGGGGTAAACAAATGGGGATTGACTCAAGTTTCTTACGAAAGCTATTCCGAAAAAAATGATGCTATTAACAATTTATACCGTATTAGGGAAACAGAATCTGATGACGAAGCTTGGTTATTAATTCAGGACTTGTAA
- the dprA gene encoding DNA-processing protein DprA, producing the protein MKQEELLHLLALINADGIGDVVAKKLISHCGSAIAIFKEKKQSLEKIQGIGTSITYALKDKTTFERAAKEIEFITKNNIEYSYFQDDDYPNFLKHCFDSPVLFFKKGTIDVNNFKTISIVGTRQMTSYGKSVLEDLILKLKEYNPVIISGLAYGVDVHAHKLALDHKLQTVAVLAHGLDRIYPAVHKKYADEMLKNGGLITDFWSGSRPDKENFVKRNRIVAGLSQATIVIESAEKGGSLITADIANSYNRDVFAIPGRITDAYSRGCNQLIKTNKAAALTSANDIAYILGWEKDDEKKKTVQKQLFVELNDTEKQVYSYLLKEGKQQLDVIALHCNLPIFKIATLLLNLELKGVIKPLPGKIFEAI; encoded by the coding sequence TTGAAACAAGAAGAATTACTCCATTTATTGGCTTTAATAAACGCAGATGGTATAGGCGATGTAGTGGCAAAAAAACTAATATCGCATTGTGGTAGTGCTATTGCGATTTTTAAAGAAAAAAAGCAAAGTTTAGAAAAAATACAAGGAATAGGCACTTCCATTACCTATGCTTTAAAAGATAAAACTACTTTTGAAAGGGCAGCTAAGGAGATTGAGTTTATAACTAAAAACAATATTGAGTATTCTTACTTTCAGGATGATGATTATCCAAATTTTCTAAAACATTGTTTTGATTCACCCGTGCTCTTTTTTAAAAAAGGAACTATTGATGTCAATAATTTTAAAACCATCAGTATTGTTGGCACTAGACAAATGACCAGTTATGGAAAGTCTGTTTTAGAAGACTTAATTCTAAAGCTAAAAGAATACAATCCTGTTATTATAAGTGGTTTGGCCTATGGTGTAGATGTTCATGCACATAAACTGGCTTTAGATCACAAATTACAAACTGTTGCTGTATTGGCTCATGGTTTGGATAGAATATACCCCGCAGTGCATAAAAAATATGCCGATGAAATGCTTAAAAACGGAGGTTTGATTACTGATTTTTGGTCAGGGTCGAGACCTGATAAAGAAAACTTTGTAAAACGTAACAGAATTGTGGCAGGGCTTTCACAAGCCACTATTGTTATTGAATCTGCTGAAAAAGGTGGCTCGTTAATCACAGCCGATATTGCTAATTCTTACAATAGAGATGTCTTTGCCATACCTGGAAGAATTACAGATGCTTACAGCAGAGGTTGCAATCAATTGATTAAAACTAATAAAGCAGCGGCACTAACTTCTGCTAATGATATTGCCTATATTTTAGGTTGGGAAAAAGATGACGAAAAAAAGAAAACCGTTCAGAAACAATTATTCGTTGAACTTAACGATACGGAAAAACAAGTTTACAGCTATCTGCTAAAAGAAGGGAAACAACAGTTAGATGTGATTGCCTTGCATTGCAATTTACCTATTTTCAAGATTGCTACCTTATTACTAAACCTGGAATTAAAAGGGGTGATAAAGCCTTTACCAGGAAAAATTTTTGAAGCAATATAG
- a CDS encoding SulP family inorganic anion transporter — MKKLFSNFRGDMFGGITAGIVALPLALAFGVSSGLGPTAGLYGAIFISFFAALFGGTNTQISGPTAPMTAVSMVIIAGLVAAYDGDVNKALPIILAVFLLAGLMQIGLGILGLGKYIKYIPYPVVSGFMTAIGVIILVTQILPAVGYYPKEDATYVEQFKPQAEEIILDNILKEEAGEGILVLEDFEETIKRAKLITQEDILKESQTLAGKEASGVLGTFKVIGRALSNINWLELILALATIVIIYGFKRITTTIPSALVALLVVSGVAVGFGLDYRPIEQIPSGLPIPKWEIFTEFSLSTLTPYFFTALTLALLGAIDSLLTSVVADNMTKTKHKPNKELIGQGIGNSIGSIFGGIPGAGATIRTVVNINSGGKTRLSGMIAGVLLFIILLALGPVASKIPAAVLAGILITVGIGVMDYKGLRAIPNLPKDVKIGPLKFSMEVLIMLVVLFLSTFWNLVYAVGIGLVIASLMFMKKIGDLSAKRSDVKSLAEEKYWDDEMEMPERLRQEVFIKHIKGPLFFGTTSEFQDLAKQIPDTATAVVMRMDRMQYLDQSGLYALEDVFIDLKQQGKDVLLVDVLEQPYYLMERIDIIPDLIPKENIFPTFKECLVWIKANVKDTSALE, encoded by the coding sequence ATGAAAAAATTATTTTCAAATTTTAGAGGAGACATGTTTGGTGGTATAACTGCCGGAATTGTGGCTCTACCTTTAGCTTTAGCATTTGGTGTATCTTCAGGGTTAGGCCCAACTGCGGGTTTATACGGGGCTATCTTTATCAGTTTTTTTGCTGCACTTTTCGGTGGTACCAATACGCAAATATCTGGTCCTACAGCACCAATGACCGCAGTAAGTATGGTAATAATTGCAGGATTAGTTGCTGCTTATGATGGAGATGTAAATAAAGCACTACCAATAATTTTAGCAGTTTTTTTATTGGCGGGACTAATGCAAATAGGGCTTGGTATTCTAGGGCTTGGTAAGTATATAAAATATATACCATACCCGGTGGTTTCAGGCTTTATGACGGCTATTGGGGTAATTATTTTAGTAACCCAAATTTTACCCGCAGTAGGTTATTACCCAAAAGAAGACGCCACTTATGTGGAACAATTTAAACCACAAGCCGAGGAAATTATATTAGATAATATTCTAAAAGAGGAAGCGGGTGAAGGTATTTTGGTTTTAGAAGATTTTGAAGAAACTATCAAGAGAGCCAAATTAATTACACAAGAGGATATTCTTAAAGAGTCACAAACATTAGCTGGTAAAGAAGCTTCGGGCGTATTGGGTACTTTCAAAGTAATAGGTAGAGCGTTGTCAAATATAAACTGGTTAGAATTAATTTTGGCATTGGCAACGATAGTAATTATTTATGGTTTTAAACGAATTACAACTACTATTCCAAGTGCATTAGTGGCATTGCTTGTGGTATCAGGAGTTGCAGTTGGCTTTGGTTTGGATTATAGGCCAATTGAGCAAATTCCAAGTGGATTGCCGATACCTAAGTGGGAAATTTTTACTGAATTTAGTTTAAGTACGCTCACACCGTATTTCTTTACCGCACTAACTTTGGCTTTATTAGGAGCGATTGACTCATTGTTAACGAGTGTTGTTGCCGATAATATGACAAAAACCAAGCATAAGCCCAATAAGGAACTTATAGGTCAGGGAATTGGTAATAGCATTGGATCAATTTTTGGAGGTATTCCTGGGGCGGGAGCCACTATTAGAACCGTTGTAAACATTAATTCAGGAGGTAAGACAAGACTCTCAGGTATGATAGCAGGAGTATTGCTATTTATCATCTTATTGGCTCTAGGCCCAGTAGCTTCTAAAATTCCAGCTGCTGTATTAGCAGGAATTTTAATAACCGTAGGCATTGGAGTAATGGATTATAAAGGATTAAGAGCAATTCCAAACCTTCCGAAAGATGTAAAAATTGGACCTTTAAAGTTTAGTATGGAGGTATTGATTATGTTGGTTGTATTATTCCTTTCAACTTTTTGGAATTTAGTTTACGCCGTAGGTATTGGTTTGGTAATTGCCTCATTGATGTTTATGAAAAAAATTGGTGATTTATCGGCAAAACGATCAGATGTAAAATCATTGGCTGAGGAAAAATATTGGGATGATGAAATGGAAATGCCAGAACGACTAAGACAAGAAGTTTTTATCAAACATATAAAAGGACCATTGTTTTTCGGTACGACAAGTGAATTTCAGGATCTGGCAAAGCAGATACCTGATACTGCGACAGCGGTAGTTATGCGTATGGACAGGATGCAATATTTAGATCAATCAGGATTGTATGCCTTAGAAGATGTTTTTATCGATTTAAAACAACAAGGCAAAGATGTTTTACTAGTAGATGTTTTAGAACAACCTTATTACTTAATGGAGCGGATTGATATTATTCCGGATTTAATACCAAAGGAAAATATTTTTCCTACTTTTAAAGAATGTTTGGTTTGGATAAAGGCGAACGTTAAAGACACTTCAGCTTTAGAATAA
- a CDS encoding carbonic anhydrase family protein: MKAHTKETQATMTPERSLQALKDGNSRFLNNSEVTRNLLEQVNDTGSGQFPFATILSCIDSRVSAELIFDQGVGDIFSARVAGNFVNEDILGSMEFACKLAGTRLIVVLGHTSCGAVKGACDDAKMGNLTALLSKIKPAVDAVTEPKDPSQRNSSNIEFVNNVAEKNVNLTMDNIRKDSPVLAEMEKNGEIKIIGAMYDVNSGAVAFYE, encoded by the coding sequence ATGAAAGCACATACAAAAGAAACACAAGCAACAATGACTCCTGAAAGATCTTTACAAGCTTTGAAAGATGGCAATTCAAGGTTTCTAAATAATTCGGAAGTAACAAGAAACTTATTAGAACAGGTTAATGATACTGGCAGTGGACAATTTCCGTTTGCGACTATTTTGAGTTGTATAGACTCAAGAGTTTCAGCTGAACTTATTTTTGACCAAGGAGTTGGAGATATTTTTAGTGCTCGTGTCGCAGGAAATTTTGTAAACGAAGACATTTTGGGAAGCATGGAGTTTGCCTGTAAATTGGCAGGAACAAGACTTATCGTGGTCTTAGGCCATACAAGTTGTGGAGCTGTAAAAGGAGCATGCGATGATGCAAAAATGGGCAATTTAACTGCATTATTATCTAAAATAAAACCAGCAGTAGATGCTGTAACAGAACCTAAAGATCCGTCACAACGAAATTCGAGCAACATTGAATTTGTAAACAATGTGGCCGAGAAAAATGTAAACTTAACTATGGATAATATCAGAAAAGATAGCCCAGTGCTTGCCGAGATGGAAAAAAATGGCGAAATAAAAATAATAGGGGCGATGTATGATGTTAATTCTGGGGCAGTTGCATTTTATGAATAG
- a CDS encoding carbonic anhydrase family protein: MKNIIKISLVLFVSILLISCKEAEKKVEIEPKEKEKEIVGVVEEVLTKEQQDALTPDMVIQSFKEGNERFMRNDLTARNHSEQIRKSTSAQYPKAIVLSCVDSRVPVEDVFDRGIGDVFVARVAGNFVNEDILGSMEFACKVSGSKLVLVMGHEHCGAVKAAVDDVKLGNITPMLSKIRPAVESVVYDGQRDSKNEEFVHMACESNIKNTINNIRSNSPILKEMEDNGEIKIVGAVYDMDNGKVTFMD; encoded by the coding sequence ATGAAAAATATAATTAAAATATCATTAGTTCTTTTTGTATCAATACTATTAATTTCCTGTAAGGAAGCAGAAAAAAAAGTAGAAATCGAACCTAAGGAAAAAGAAAAAGAGATTGTCGGAGTAGTGGAAGAGGTTCTTACTAAAGAACAACAAGACGCTTTAACTCCAGACATGGTAATACAATCTTTTAAGGAAGGCAATGAGCGTTTTATGAGAAATGACCTTACAGCAAGGAATCACTCTGAACAAATTAGAAAAAGCACTTCTGCACAATATCCAAAAGCAATTGTCCTTTCTTGTGTAGATAGTAGGGTGCCTGTAGAAGATGTTTTTGATAGGGGTATTGGAGATGTTTTTGTTGCACGTGTTGCAGGAAACTTTGTTAACGAAGATATTTTAGGTAGTATGGAGTTCGCATGCAAGGTTTCTGGTTCAAAACTTGTTTTGGTAATGGGGCATGAGCATTGTGGAGCTGTAAAAGCAGCAGTTGATGATGTTAAATTAGGAAATATTACGCCGATGTTATCTAAAATAAGACCCGCTGTAGAATCTGTTGTTTATGATGGACAAAGAGATTCGAAAAACGAAGAGTTTGTGCATATGGCGTGTGAAAGTAATATTAAGAATACCATTAATAATATTCGCTCAAACAGCCCTATTTTAAAAGAAATGGAAGATAATGGAGAAATCAAAATAGTTGGTGCAGTATATGATATGGACAATGGTAAAGTGACATTTATGGATTAA
- a CDS encoding DUF2490 domain-containing protein: MKNAICTLLILIPTLSFSQSSDLGNWWLYFGNKKIDKNWNWHHEVQYRNYNAIGDLEQLLLRTGIGYNLTENNNNLLLGYGFIHSQNYINDTDEKAKVDEHRIYQQFITRQSLGLVNLQHRYRFEQRWAGDDFKMRFRYFLALSIPLNNKEMVNKTAYLSAYNEIFLNTKNNVFDRNRLYGGVGYKLNQNVRFELGYMNQFFNNGSRDQLNVITFINF, from the coding sequence ATGAAAAATGCTATATGTACACTGCTGATTTTAATTCCAACCTTATCCTTTTCGCAAAGCAGCGATCTTGGAAATTGGTGGCTTTATTTCGGGAATAAGAAAATAGATAAAAATTGGAATTGGCACCACGAAGTGCAATACCGTAATTATAATGCCATTGGAGATTTAGAACAATTACTGTTACGAACGGGAATTGGCTATAACCTAACTGAGAATAATAATAACCTTTTATTAGGTTACGGATTTATTCATAGTCAGAATTATATTAATGATACTGATGAAAAGGCAAAAGTTGATGAGCACCGAATTTACCAGCAATTCATTACCCGTCAAAGTTTAGGATTGGTCAACCTTCAGCATCGTTATCGTTTTGAACAAAGGTGGGCAGGAGATGATTTTAAAATGAGGTTCAGGTATTTTTTGGCATTAAGTATTCCGTTAAACAATAAAGAAATGGTAAATAAAACTGCTTATTTGTCAGCTTATAACGAAATTTTCTTGAATACAAAAAACAATGTATTTGACAGAAATAGACTTTATGGCGGAGTAGGTTATAAACTAAACCAAAATGTCCGATTTGAGTTAGGCTATATGAATCAGTTTTTTAATAACGGAAGTAGAGATCAGTTAAACGTAATAACATTTATAAACTTTTAA
- the kbl gene encoding glycine C-acetyltransferase, producing MYGTIKQHLQKELQQIKDAGLYKSERIITSAQDAVIKISTGEEVINFCANNYLGLSNHPEVIQAAKDTMDTHGYGMSSVRFICGTQDIHKELEQRIANFYGFEDTILYAAAFDANGGVFEPLLTKEDAIISDSLNHASIIDGVRLCKAARYRYENNNMEELETRLKEANEAGARFKIIVTDGVFSMDGIVASLDKICDLADKYDAMVMVDECHATGFIGKTGKGTLELKNVLDRVDIVTGTLGKAMGGAMGGYTTAKKEIIEILRQRSRPYLFSNSLAPAIVGASLKVFDLLENDTSLRDKLEWNTNYFRKGMEAAGFDLVGADAAIVPVMLYDAKLSQDMANALLEEGIYVIGFFFPVVPKEKARIRVQLSAAHKQEHLDKAIAAFTKVGKQLNVI from the coding sequence ATGTACGGAACTATCAAACAACATTTACAAAAAGAATTGCAGCAAATAAAAGATGCTGGGCTATATAAAAGCGAACGGATTATTACCTCAGCACAAGATGCAGTAATTAAAATTTCTACGGGAGAAGAGGTTATTAACTTCTGTGCCAATAACTATTTAGGGTTATCTAACCATCCTGAGGTTATCCAAGCGGCTAAAGATACCATGGATACACACGGCTATGGAATGTCTTCGGTACGTTTTATTTGCGGTACTCAAGATATTCATAAAGAACTTGAACAACGTATTGCCAATTTTTATGGTTTTGAAGATACTATTTTATATGCTGCAGCTTTTGATGCCAACGGTGGTGTTTTTGAACCACTATTAACTAAAGAAGATGCTATAATTTCCGATTCTTTGAATCATGCCTCCATTATTGATGGTGTCCGTTTGTGTAAAGCAGCTCGTTATCGTTATGAAAATAACAACATGGAAGAGTTGGAAACTCGATTAAAAGAAGCCAATGAAGCGGGGGCACGATTTAAAATTATTGTAACGGATGGCGTTTTTTCAATGGATGGTATTGTTGCAAGTCTAGATAAAATATGCGATTTGGCAGATAAATATGATGCTATGGTAATGGTAGACGAATGCCATGCTACAGGATTCATCGGGAAAACCGGAAAAGGTACGTTGGAGCTTAAAAATGTACTTGACCGCGTAGATATTGTTACAGGAACACTAGGAAAAGCAATGGGTGGAGCAATGGGTGGATACACAACTGCCAAAAAAGAAATCATTGAAATATTAAGACAACGCTCTAGACCGTATTTATTCTCAAATTCTTTAGCTCCTGCCATTGTCGGTGCTTCGTTAAAAGTATTTGATTTATTAGAAAACGATACTTCTTTACGAGATAAATTGGAATGGAACACCAATTATTTCCGTAAAGGGATGGAAGCTGCAGGTTTTGACCTCGTAGGTGCAGATGCCGCAATTGTTCCAGTAATGTTATACGATGCAAAATTATCGCAAGATATGGCAAATGCTTTATTGGAAGAAGGTATTTACGTCATCGGGTTCTTTTTCCCAGTAGTGCCCAAAGAAAAAGCAAGGATAAGAGTACAACTCTCTGCGGCACATAAACAAGAACATTTAGATAAAGCCATTGCAGCCTTTACCAAGGTTGGTAAACAACTAAATGTAATTTAA
- a CDS encoding 6-pyruvoyl trahydropterin synthase family protein, with translation MSIIRITKHFDFETAHALYGYDGKCKNIHGHSYQLFVTVIGTPINDANHVKNGMVIDFGDLKKIVKSEIVDVFDHATVLNANSPHKELADKIESHSSRVILVDYQPTSENMVIDFADKISKKLPKSVQLHSLKLYETNNSYAEWFATDQS, from the coding sequence ATGAGCATTATTAGAATTACCAAACATTTCGATTTTGAAACCGCACATGCCCTCTACGGTTACGATGGTAAGTGCAAAAACATTCACGGGCACAGCTATCAATTATTTGTTACGGTTATCGGCACACCAATTAACGATGCAAACCATGTAAAAAACGGAATGGTGATTGATTTTGGGGATCTTAAAAAAATTGTAAAATCCGAAATTGTTGATGTTTTTGACCATGCCACGGTATTAAACGCCAATTCGCCTCATAAAGAATTAGCAGATAAAATCGAAAGTCATTCATCAAGAGTAATTTTAGTGGATTATCAACCCACAAGTGAAAATATGGTTATTGATTTTGCAGATAAAATCAGTAAAAAATTACCCAAATCGGTTCAATTACATTCCTTAAAACTTTACGAAACCAACAATTCTTATGCGGAGTGGTTTGCGACTGACCAATCTTAA
- a CDS encoding UDP-2,3-diacylglucosamine diphosphatase codes for MNITIPKNKKIYFASDQHLGLPNHKESLEREKIFIKWLDKVKQDAEAIFLLGDLFDFWFEYRKVVPKGFVRVLGKLAEIRDSGISIYFFVGNHDLWMDGYFEKELNIPVYHNPKEYIINNKTFLIGHGDGLGPGDKGYKRMKKVFTNPVSKWLYRWLHPDIGMRLGVYLSTKNKMISGDEDAKFLGEENEWLAQYCKRKLETKHYDYFLFGHRHLPMEIEVGENSKYINLGDWINHFTYGVFDGEVMTLNYLEP; via the coding sequence ATGAACATCACCATCCCAAAAAACAAAAAAATTTACTTTGCCTCTGACCAGCATTTGGGATTACCCAATCACAAAGAAAGTCTAGAACGTGAAAAGATTTTTATAAAATGGTTAGACAAGGTTAAACAAGACGCCGAAGCAATTTTTTTATTGGGTGATTTATTCGATTTTTGGTTTGAATACAGAAAAGTGGTTCCCAAAGGATTTGTGCGTGTATTGGGCAAATTAGCCGAAATTAGAGATAGTGGAATTTCTATTTACTTCTTTGTTGGCAATCATGATTTATGGATGGACGGTTATTTCGAAAAAGAATTGAATATTCCCGTGTATCACAACCCTAAAGAATATATCATAAATAACAAAACCTTTTTAATTGGTCATGGTGACGGATTGGGCCCTGGAGACAAAGGCTATAAACGTATGAAAAAAGTGTTTACCAATCCCGTTTCTAAATGGTTGTACCGTTGGCTGCACCCTGATATTGGTATGCGTTTGGGCGTGTATCTTTCTACTAAAAATAAAATGATTTCTGGTGATGAAGATGCCAAGTTTTTAGGAGAAGAAAACGAATGGCTGGCACAATATTGCAAACGTAAACTGGAAACCAAACATTACGATTATTTCCTTTTTGGCCACCGCCACTTGCCTATGGAAATTGAGGTAGGTGAAAATAGCAAATACATCAATTTAGGCGACTGGATTAACCATTTTACTTATGGAGTTTTTGATGGGGAGGTGATGACTTTAAATTATTTAGAACCGTAA